One Algihabitans albus DNA segment encodes these proteins:
- a CDS encoding flagellar basal body rod protein FlgC, producing MNPAISTAVSGVQVHSKRFAASAHNVANMTVVVPGDGLEQQVGPFSVDPVSAVDGGVRGQTRFLSPAYVPAHDPDHPLADANGTVGQVNVSLEQETVRQIEAQRAYEANLAVIKVGDSMLGALLDQSS from the coding sequence ATGAATCCGGCCATTTCGACTGCCGTGTCTGGGGTTCAGGTTCACAGTAAGAGGTTCGCTGCCTCCGCGCACAACGTCGCCAACATGACTGTGGTAGTTCCGGGTGATGGCCTGGAGCAGCAGGTCGGACCGTTCAGCGTCGATCCGGTCAGTGCTGTCGACGGTGGGGTTCGCGGTCAAACGCGATTCCTTTCACCGGCCTATGTACCAGCTCACGACCCCGACCATCCGCTGGCCGATGCGAACGGCACGGTCGGGCAGGTCAATGTGTCGCTTGAGCAAGAGACAGTGCGGCAGATCGAGGCGCAACGCGCCTACGAGGCCAACCTCGCGGTGATTAAGGTCGGCGACTCCATGCTGGGCGCACTGCTCGATCAAAGCTCGTAG
- a CDS encoding pirin family protein: protein MHRLQTAKTESEQGMANDWREIEIPGRERDLGEGFMVRRVLPFAKRRLVGPFIFFDEMGPVVFAPGQGLDVRPHPHIGLATVTYLFDGEILHRDSLGSFQAIQPGAVNWMTAGRGIVHSERTPDVARRTGQRLHGIQTWIALPAAHEKHEPAFIHHSAERLPELSQGGVDLRVIAGQAFGLASPVEVFSPTLYVAIELREGATLEIPPDYLERAVYPVSGALEIDDCPCPAGVLQVFVPGRPITVRATKATSALLLGGDPLEGSRHIWWNFVASDPAMIERAKADWRAQRFDPVPGETEFIPLPE from the coding sequence ATGCATAGACTGCAGACCGCGAAAACAGAATCGGAGCAGGGCATGGCCAACGACTGGCGAGAGATCGAGATCCCGGGGCGAGAGCGGGACCTCGGCGAGGGCTTCATGGTCCGCCGCGTACTGCCCTTCGCCAAACGACGGTTGGTCGGTCCCTTCATCTTCTTCGACGAAATGGGACCGGTGGTGTTCGCCCCCGGCCAAGGGCTGGACGTACGGCCACATCCGCACATCGGTCTTGCCACCGTCACCTACCTCTTCGACGGCGAGATCCTGCACAGGGACAGCTTGGGTTCGTTTCAGGCAATTCAGCCAGGTGCCGTCAACTGGATGACGGCAGGCCGCGGTATCGTTCATTCGGAGCGGACACCCGACGTCGCTCGCCGGACCGGGCAACGGTTGCATGGCATCCAGACCTGGATCGCCTTGCCGGCAGCGCACGAGAAGCACGAGCCCGCTTTCATTCACCATTCGGCCGAAAGACTTCCGGAGCTATCGCAAGGCGGTGTCGACCTGCGCGTGATCGCCGGGCAGGCTTTTGGCCTCGCTTCACCCGTCGAGGTGTTTTCACCAACCCTCTATGTCGCGATCGAATTGCGCGAAGGCGCGACGCTGGAGATCCCGCCGGACTATCTTGAACGCGCGGTCTACCCGGTTTCAGGAGCCCTGGAGATCGACGATTGCCCCTGCCCGGCCGGCGTGCTGCAAGTCTTCGTTCCCGGCCGCCCCATTACAGTCAGGGCGACGAAGGCGACCTCAGCGCTGTTGCTGGGCGGGGATCCCCTCGAAGGCTCACGCCACATATGGTGGAACTTCGTGGCCAGCGATCCCGCAATGATCGAACGGGCAAAGGCGGACTGGCGTGCCCAGCGTTTCGACCCGGTTCCGGGCGAAACGGAGTTTATCCCACTGCCAGAGTAG
- a CDS encoding glutamine synthetase family protein, translated as MMTFEALQAAVEAGEIDTVVMAMPDQFGRLVGKRFHAVYFVEQAHEETHACDYLLANDIDMEPVPGYAATNWEKGYGDFVLKPDMKTLRRLPWLEGTALVLCDVTDHHGEPVPHAPRSILKRQIERLAAQERRAFCASELEFYLFDETYASADAKRFQELATAGSYIEDYHIFQTTKEEPVMRAIRNGLQEAGIPVENSKGEWGPGQAEINVRYADALEMADRHVILKNGIKEIAHLAGKSVTFMAKWNYELAGNSCHIHASVWDEAGSKPLFYDADAPQSMSALMRAFVAGQLAHAEEITYFLAPFINSYKRFQVGTFAPTKAIWSLDNRTAGFRLVGDGTRNVRIECRIGGADLNPYLAFAALLAAGMDGMERGLELPPPFAGDAYQGAELRNVPKTLRAATEALERSELLRQAFGDDVVEHYLVTARWEQFEYDRRITDWELKRGFERG; from the coding sequence ATGATGACCTTCGAGGCGCTGCAGGCCGCTGTGGAAGCGGGTGAGATCGATACCGTGGTCATGGCTATGCCGGACCAGTTCGGCCGGCTGGTGGGTAAGCGCTTCCACGCCGTCTACTTCGTCGAGCAGGCTCACGAGGAAACCCACGCCTGCGACTACCTCTTGGCCAACGACATCGATATGGAGCCGGTACCGGGCTACGCCGCGACCAACTGGGAGAAGGGTTACGGCGACTTCGTCCTGAAGCCGGACATGAAGACCCTGCGCCGCTTGCCTTGGCTGGAGGGCACGGCGCTGGTCCTCTGCGACGTCACCGACCACCACGGCGAGCCGGTACCGCATGCGCCGCGCAGCATTCTGAAACGGCAGATCGAGCGGCTGGCCGCCCAGGAACGTCGTGCCTTCTGCGCCAGCGAGTTGGAGTTCTACCTTTTCGACGAGACCTATGCCTCGGCGGATGCCAAGCGGTTTCAGGAGCTCGCGACCGCGGGCAGCTACATCGAGGACTACCATATCTTCCAAACCACCAAGGAAGAGCCGGTGATGCGGGCGATCCGCAATGGCCTGCAGGAGGCCGGTATTCCGGTGGAGAATTCGAAGGGCGAATGGGGCCCCGGCCAAGCCGAGATCAACGTGCGCTATGCCGACGCGCTGGAGATGGCCGACCGCCACGTGATCCTGAAGAACGGGATCAAGGAGATCGCGCATCTCGCCGGTAAGTCCGTAACCTTCATGGCGAAGTGGAACTACGAGCTGGCCGGCAACTCCTGCCACATCCATGCCAGCGTTTGGGACGAGGCCGGCTCCAAGCCCCTGTTCTACGATGCGGACGCGCCGCAGAGCATGTCGGCGCTGATGCGGGCTTTCGTCGCCGGTCAGTTGGCTCATGCCGAGGAGATCACCTACTTCCTGGCGCCCTTCATCAACTCCTATAAGCGCTTCCAGGTCGGTACCTTCGCGCCGACCAAGGCGATCTGGAGTCTGGACAACCGTACCGCCGGGTTCCGGCTGGTCGGCGACGGGACCAGGAATGTGCGGATCGAGTGCCGGATCGGCGGAGCCGATTTGAACCCCTATCTCGCCTTTGCCGCGCTCTTGGCGGCCGGCATGGACGGCATGGAGCGTGGCCTGGAGCTGCCGCCGCCCTTCGCGGGCGACGCCTACCAAGGCGCGGAGCTGCGCAACGTGCCCAAGACGCTGCGCGCCGCGACAGAGGCGTTGGAGCGGTCGGAGCTGCTGCGCCAGGCCTTCGGTGACGATGTGGTGGAGCATTATCTGGTAACGGCGCGTTGGGAGCAGTTCGAGTACGATCGCCGCATTACCGATTGGGAACTGAAGCGCGGATTCGAGAGAGGCTGA
- a CDS encoding response regulator yields MIPSVSELRLENFRRPIWVFDFDAWRIVDANAAAAAFWGRADREELLAVDFSDLSPATQRRLEAYRRRLAAGEPLEEEEWTFYPPSGPLRARCLTSPVKLENGSVAMLVEAIRLDTAPVEGVLRSLEALRHAGAAVAMFGKDGYLIAANPAAETLLMIREDGNLSLPELFAETSAGERAMAWAAGGAIFNDEVLLRSRLGERWFALRMQPAYDPVTGERAFVVSATDVHSRRVTEQRLSESERARQESERHARELALAQRRATEAEWILREAIDSLDEGFLLVDREDRVVLANRRYAELYPPIAHLLQPRVPFRDIARAFAEQEGAQFDQSIDKWVDWRVRQVREREIHTWEQPLRDGRVFLVSEQQTASGNLVSVRTDITYLKNVEAQLNERATAIEAANDGIAITDKQGNFVYMNVAHARTFDGRPEDFVGKPWQVHFEPRQIAFLTDEVLPKVEAEGSWRGEAVARTLTGKTAFLEISLSRLVTGGLLGVTRDISERKAAETERTRLQQQLFQSQKMESLGRLAGGIAHDFNNILASMLGYAGFLVEDLPDGSEQRRFAEAVVDAGKRAQDLIGQILAFGRAGERASKIVPLREVMRETEQLLRATLSPKIELLVDLGDNKRTTVLGDRSQMIQVLMNLVVNARDAIGDAEGKIVFTLARGRSTWPNFADTVAAQDQLLERAPDGTARLWLGRPPGGQDLIEIRVEDSGCGITPKVMQAMFEPFYTTKKRGRGTGLGLAAVHGLVASHGGAIAVESRLGEGTKFRILLPAAARPGASRPVAKLQGSSGQRAVLVVDDEEGVRSMLATALTRRGFDAVTADSGMAALDLFPHRRIDAVISDQTMPRMTGVQLMKRLHELRPELPVILCTGYSETLDGEGARAAGAAAFLRKPIAPDALIDILDRLLNKRAAEALHSPRKLAPAASQDDRSVTGQKQK; encoded by the coding sequence ATGATCCCTTCAGTCTCCGAACTACGGCTCGAGAATTTCAGACGCCCGATCTGGGTTTTTGACTTCGACGCCTGGCGGATCGTCGACGCCAACGCCGCGGCCGCAGCCTTCTGGGGCCGAGCCGATAGAGAAGAGCTGCTTGCCGTCGATTTCTCGGACCTTTCGCCGGCCACCCAACGGCGTCTGGAAGCCTACCGGCGTCGCCTGGCTGCCGGGGAGCCCTTGGAGGAGGAAGAGTGGACCTTCTATCCACCCTCCGGACCTTTGCGGGCGCGCTGCCTGACGTCTCCGGTCAAGCTCGAGAATGGCAGCGTCGCGATGCTGGTTGAGGCGATTCGTCTCGACACGGCCCCGGTCGAGGGGGTTCTACGCTCACTGGAGGCTCTGCGGCATGCAGGAGCTGCAGTTGCCATGTTCGGCAAGGACGGATACTTGATCGCTGCCAATCCGGCAGCCGAAACCCTGTTGATGATCCGCGAAGACGGCAACCTTTCGCTGCCGGAGCTTTTCGCCGAAACATCGGCCGGCGAACGCGCGATGGCCTGGGCGGCAGGTGGCGCCATTTTCAACGACGAGGTTCTACTCCGCTCACGTCTCGGCGAACGCTGGTTCGCCCTGCGCATGCAGCCGGCGTACGACCCGGTCACCGGCGAGCGCGCCTTCGTCGTCTCCGCGACCGACGTCCATAGCCGTCGCGTGACGGAGCAGCGCCTCAGCGAGAGCGAACGGGCGCGTCAGGAAAGCGAGCGGCATGCCCGAGAACTGGCCCTGGCTCAGCGAAGAGCGACGGAAGCCGAATGGATCCTGCGAGAAGCCATCGACAGCCTGGATGAGGGCTTTCTGCTGGTCGACCGGGAAGATCGGGTCGTTCTCGCCAATCGCCGCTATGCCGAACTCTATCCACCGATCGCACACCTTCTCCAGCCTCGCGTACCCTTCCGCGACATCGCACGAGCCTTTGCCGAGCAGGAAGGAGCCCAGTTCGATCAGAGTATCGACAAATGGGTGGACTGGCGGGTGCGCCAGGTGCGCGAGCGGGAGATCCACACCTGGGAGCAGCCGCTGAGAGACGGCAGGGTCTTCCTGGTCAGCGAACAGCAGACCGCCAGCGGCAATCTCGTCAGCGTCAGAACGGACATCACCTATCTCAAGAACGTCGAAGCGCAGTTGAACGAACGCGCCACGGCCATCGAAGCCGCCAACGACGGGATCGCCATCACCGACAAGCAAGGCAACTTCGTCTATATGAATGTCGCTCATGCCCGGACCTTCGACGGCCGGCCGGAGGACTTCGTCGGGAAACCGTGGCAGGTTCACTTCGAACCGCGTCAGATCGCGTTCCTCACCGACGAAGTCCTGCCGAAGGTCGAAGCTGAAGGTAGCTGGCGCGGCGAAGCCGTGGCTCGGACGTTGACCGGTAAAACGGCGTTTCTCGAAATCTCCCTAAGCCGCCTGGTAACCGGCGGCCTATTGGGCGTGACGCGCGACATCAGCGAACGCAAGGCGGCGGAGACGGAGCGCACGCGCCTGCAGCAGCAACTCTTTCAGTCGCAAAAGATGGAATCGCTCGGGCGGCTCGCAGGCGGTATCGCACACGACTTCAACAATATCCTGGCATCGATGCTGGGCTACGCCGGTTTTCTCGTGGAGGACCTGCCCGATGGCAGTGAGCAACGCCGCTTCGCTGAGGCAGTGGTGGACGCGGGCAAACGTGCCCAGGATCTGATAGGTCAGATCCTCGCCTTCGGCCGGGCCGGCGAACGCGCCAGTAAAATCGTTCCGCTGCGCGAAGTGATGCGTGAGACCGAACAGCTGCTGCGCGCCACGCTGTCTCCAAAAATCGAGCTGCTGGTCGACTTGGGAGACAACAAACGTACGACAGTCCTCGGCGACCGCTCGCAGATGATCCAGGTCTTGATGAATCTCGTGGTGAATGCGCGCGACGCGATCGGCGACGCCGAGGGGAAGATCGTCTTCACGTTGGCACGAGGCCGGTCGACCTGGCCGAACTTCGCCGACACGGTCGCTGCCCAAGATCAACTCCTCGAGAGAGCGCCCGACGGCACGGCCCGGCTGTGGCTCGGACGCCCCCCCGGCGGGCAAGACCTGATCGAGATTCGTGTCGAAGACAGTGGCTGCGGGATCACCCCCAAGGTGATGCAAGCGATGTTCGAGCCCTTCTATACGACCAAGAAACGCGGCCGCGGCACCGGCCTCGGCCTCGCCGCCGTACATGGGCTGGTCGCAAGCCACGGAGGCGCCATCGCCGTGGAAAGCCGGCTTGGCGAAGGGACGAAGTTTCGTATTCTGCTCCCGGCCGCCGCCCGGCCGGGAGCATCGCGACCAGTGGCAAAGCTGCAAGGATCCAGCGGTCAGCGCGCCGTTCTCGTGGTCGATGACGAAGAGGGCGTACGGTCGATGCTGGCGACCGCGCTGACGCGCCGGGGCTTCGACGCCGTAACAGCTGACAGCGGCATGGCCGCTCTAGACCTTTTTCCGCACCGCCGAATCGATGCCGTGATCAGCGATCAAACCATGCCCCGAATGACAGGCGTCCAGCTCATGAAGCGCCTTCATGAGCTTCGGCCGGAGCTGCCCGTCATCCTCTGCACCGGCTACAGCGAGACTCTCGACGGGGAAGGTGCGCGGGCGGCGGGCGCTGCGGCCTTCCTGCGCAAACCGATCGCGCCCGACGCGCTCATCGACATTCTGGACCGCCTGCTGAACAAGCGTGCCGCCGAAGCGCTTCATAGCCCCCGAAAACTGGCGCCGGCCGCCAGCCAGGACGACCGCTCTGTCACCGGACAAAAGCAGAAGTAA
- a CDS encoding type 1 glutamine amidotransferase produces MKRIAIVECGPVPEPLVAVHGSYPKIFAELLQPLAGTALSFETVSPIAGDAVEALRDFDGLLFTGSRYGVYDDLPWMRPLMAEIRGMAARDRPQVGICFGHQIVAAALGGDVRKAEAGWGAGVQTYDLRDHHAPSEEVPVFHQDQVMTPPEGARRLAGNAFCPNGGFSYEAPILTYQFHPEFSRRYLADLIDYCEGARLTAEEAAAARASLARHRQPTEILKRIVVHLSS; encoded by the coding sequence ATGAAGCGCATCGCCATCGTCGAATGCGGCCCGGTGCCCGAGCCTCTGGTCGCGGTCCACGGCAGCTACCCGAAGATCTTCGCGGAGCTGCTGCAGCCGCTGGCCGGCACCGCTCTGTCTTTCGAGACCGTCTCGCCGATCGCCGGCGATGCCGTGGAGGCGCTGCGCGACTTCGACGGTTTGCTGTTCACAGGGTCACGCTACGGAGTCTACGACGACTTACCCTGGATGCGCCCCTTGATGGCCGAGATCCGGGGTATGGCAGCTCGCGACCGCCCGCAGGTTGGCATCTGTTTCGGTCATCAGATCGTTGCGGCGGCGCTCGGAGGAGACGTCCGCAAGGCGGAGGCCGGTTGGGGTGCCGGCGTGCAGACCTACGATTTACGGGACCACCACGCCCCCAGCGAGGAGGTGCCGGTGTTCCACCAAGACCAGGTGATGACGCCACCGGAGGGCGCGCGCCGACTGGCGGGCAATGCCTTCTGTCCCAACGGCGGTTTCTCCTACGAGGCACCGATTCTGACCTATCAGTTCCATCCGGAGTTTTCGCGCCGCTACCTGGCCGACCTGATCGACTACTGCGAGGGCGCGCGTCTGACGGCCGAGGAAGCCGCCGCCGCGCGAGCTTCCCTCGCACGCCATCGCCAGCCAACCGAGATTCTGAAACGTATCGTCGTCCACCTCTCCAGCTAG
- a CDS encoding glycoside hydrolase family 15 protein: MSSLDLALIGNSSFAALVDRRARIVWSCMPRFDSDPVFCSLLGNSDGNPSGGFWEIELEGLVEYEQHYRHNTAVLVTELRDAAGNAVEVVDFAPRFRHYGRMYRPMQLVRQIRPLSGTPRIRVRLHPAQDYGATRPVSTRGSNHLRFVMPDLTLRLTTDAPVSYVADEVPFVLETGLTFILGPDESLTQSVGAIAREFVENTEAYWSDWVRGLSIPFEWQEEVIRAAITLKLCAYEETGAIIAAATTSIPEAAGTERNWDYRFCWLRDSYYVVQALNRLGATRTMESYLFYITNLVAGWDGGDLQPVFGIAQEERLDERVVDHLPGYRGMGPVRVGNHAYTQIQNDGYGSVILATTQVFFDQRIAHPNTDSMFTRLERVGERSVALWDQPDAGLWELRNSKAVHTYSSVLCWAGCDRLARIAQHLGKTDRARYWAEQAERVREGTIAQAWNDEIGSFTQSFGGSDPDASLLLMPSLGFIAADDPRFIGTLAFVEKELRRGNHLFRYAKDEFGVPDNSFNICTFWYIDALAQVGRIEEARALFEEMLMCRNAAGLLSEDLDPTTKELWGNFPQTYSMVGLINSAMRLSRSWEDAF; this comes from the coding sequence ATGTCTTCACTTGATCTTGCCTTGATCGGCAACAGCAGTTTTGCCGCTCTGGTCGACCGCCGCGCGCGAATCGTCTGGAGCTGTATGCCGCGTTTCGACAGCGATCCCGTTTTCTGCAGCCTGCTGGGTAACAGCGACGGCAACCCGTCCGGCGGGTTTTGGGAGATCGAACTGGAGGGTTTGGTCGAGTACGAACAACACTATCGGCACAATACGGCGGTGCTGGTGACCGAACTGCGCGACGCTGCGGGCAACGCGGTCGAAGTGGTCGATTTCGCGCCTCGGTTTCGCCACTACGGCCGCATGTACCGGCCCATGCAACTGGTTCGGCAGATCCGCCCACTCAGCGGGACGCCTCGCATTCGCGTACGCCTGCATCCTGCACAGGATTATGGCGCCACTCGGCCCGTGTCCACGCGTGGCAGCAACCATCTGCGCTTCGTCATGCCAGATCTGACATTGCGGCTGACCACCGACGCGCCCGTCTCCTACGTAGCCGACGAAGTTCCCTTCGTGCTGGAGACCGGCTTGACGTTCATCTTGGGTCCAGACGAGAGCCTGACTCAGTCGGTCGGCGCCATCGCCCGTGAGTTTGTGGAAAACACGGAAGCTTACTGGAGCGACTGGGTCAGAGGTCTCTCGATCCCTTTCGAGTGGCAGGAAGAAGTCATCCGAGCCGCCATAACGCTGAAACTCTGCGCCTATGAGGAAACGGGCGCGATCATAGCTGCGGCCACCACCTCGATCCCCGAAGCGGCCGGAACCGAGCGGAACTGGGACTATCGTTTCTGCTGGCTGCGCGACTCCTACTATGTGGTGCAGGCGCTCAACCGCCTGGGCGCCACCCGAACCATGGAAAGTTATCTTTTCTATATCACTAACCTGGTCGCGGGCTGGGATGGCGGCGACCTGCAGCCGGTCTTCGGGATCGCTCAGGAAGAGCGGCTGGACGAACGTGTCGTCGACCATCTGCCAGGGTATCGCGGTATGGGTCCGGTGCGCGTCGGCAATCACGCCTATACTCAGATCCAGAACGATGGCTACGGCAGTGTAATCCTGGCGACCACGCAAGTTTTCTTCGACCAGCGGATCGCCCATCCGAATACCGACAGCATGTTCACGCGACTCGAGCGGGTCGGCGAGCGAAGCGTCGCGCTCTGGGATCAACCGGATGCCGGACTGTGGGAACTGCGAAACAGCAAAGCCGTACACACTTATTCCAGTGTCCTCTGCTGGGCCGGTTGCGACCGCTTGGCGCGGATCGCGCAACATCTCGGCAAGACCGATCGCGCGCGCTACTGGGCCGAACAGGCCGAGCGTGTTCGCGAAGGTACGATCGCCCAGGCCTGGAACGACGAGATCGGCAGTTTCACCCAGTCCTTTGGTGGCAGCGATCCGGATGCCTCTTTGCTGTTAATGCCGTCACTGGGCTTCATAGCGGCCGACGACCCCCGCTTCATCGGCACGCTCGCCTTCGTGGAAAAGGAGTTGCGGCGTGGCAACCACCTGTTCCGCTACGCCAAAGACGAATTCGGTGTTCCCGACAACTCCTTCAACATCTGCACCTTCTGGTACATCGACGCACTGGCACAAGTGGGGCGAATCGAGGAGGCGCGCGCGCTCTTCGAAGAGATGTTGATGTGCCGCAATGCGGCCGGATTGCTCTCGGAGGACCTTGACCCCACAACAAAAGAGCTTTGGGGCAATTTCCCGCAGACCTACTCGATGGTGGGGCTGATCAACTCGGCGATGCGCCTCAGCCGATCATGGGAGGATGCCTTTTGA
- the glk gene encoding glucokinase, with amino-acid sequence MTDTPAVLIGDIGGTNARFALVRDSGVETLERLSVAAFAKPEAALAKVLAEVEGPVRFGLLAVAGPVSQSGAELTNAGWRFDAEDLASGLGLKKVFLLNDFAAQALALPELSADDLIPLGGPRRPDTSALLAVLGPGTGLGVAALLPDDTPLVGEGGHVTLPAVTREEADVLAGLRQRYGHVSAERVLSGEGLVTLYRAVGGTRAGTAAEVTAAVRLHDPAATKAICFFFAFLGTVAGNVALTFGARGGVYLTGGILPRLVPELRGADLYQRFLSKGRFRSYLEAIPLQLVVHSDPALLGLARYARRLGSS; translated from the coding sequence ATGACCGACACGCCGGCGGTTCTGATCGGCGATATCGGCGGCACCAACGCCCGCTTCGCGCTGGTCCGGGACTCGGGCGTAGAGACTCTCGAGCGCTTGTCGGTTGCGGCCTTTGCGAAACCCGAGGCTGCCTTGGCGAAGGTACTGGCGGAGGTGGAGGGACCCGTTCGTTTCGGACTGCTCGCCGTCGCCGGACCGGTGAGCCAGTCGGGCGCCGAATTGACCAATGCCGGTTGGCGATTCGACGCTGAAGATCTCGCCTCCGGTCTTGGCCTCAAGAAAGTCTTTTTGCTTAATGACTTCGCGGCACAAGCCCTCGCTCTGCCGGAGCTGTCGGCCGACGATCTGATTCCGCTCGGGGGACCGCGTCGGCCCGATACGTCGGCGCTGCTCGCCGTGCTCGGACCCGGCACGGGACTCGGTGTTGCCGCTCTTTTGCCCGACGACACGCCGCTGGTGGGCGAGGGCGGACATGTCACGCTGCCCGCCGTGACCCGAGAGGAAGCCGACGTTTTGGCGGGCTTGCGCCAACGCTACGGCCATGTCTCTGCCGAGCGGGTGCTCAGCGGCGAAGGCCTTGTCACGCTCTACCGCGCGGTCGGCGGCACGCGGGCCGGGACCGCTGCGGAGGTCACAGCAGCGGTTCGCCTTCATGATCCTGCGGCAACAAAAGCCATTTGCTTCTTCTTCGCGTTTCTCGGGACCGTCGCCGGCAACGTGGCGTTGACTTTCGGCGCACGTGGCGGAGTCTATCTCACGGGGGGTATCCTTCCCCGTCTGGTTCCGGAGCTGCGCGGTGCCGACCTCTACCAGCGTTTCTTGTCGAAGGGACGCTTTCGGTCTTATCTCGAAGCGATCCCCCTGCAGCTCGTGGTGCACTCCGACCCGGCTCTGCTCGGTTTGGCGCGCTATGCACGACGCTTGGGGAGCTCATAG
- the otsA gene encoding alpha,alpha-trehalose-phosphate synthase (UDP-forming): MTLAGPAVSSKTASKPDRTVAKRRLVVVSNRVAVPRPGRTGGEGGLAVGVKAALEESGGMWFGWSGKTIDHEKGEPDAADLSESGPITYATIDLTQRDYDEYYNGFANRSIWPLFHYRLDLADFNRRYLAGYQRVNALFARRLAPLLRADDLLWIHDYHLIPMAEQLRHMGCRQIMGFFLHIPWPAMEVLLALPNQRALVQSLCAYDLVGFQTEDYRKAFLDYCQRELSATILEDGTVEAFGRRVRTGTFPISIDTEPLAKAAEEASDSRQIRRLRESVRNRDLIIGVDRLDYSKGLLVRVQAYEHLLRAYPANRGRVVMLQIAPPSRMEVPEYMQLRHEMEGACGHLNGAFAEFDWTPVRYLNKGFSRRMLAGFYRTARVGLVTPLRDGMNLVAKEYVASQDPEDPGVLVLSRFAGAARELDGALIVNPYDLEATAEAMQTALSLDLEERRERYRTMFKHLQTYDIDRWREDYLSVLAA; the protein is encoded by the coding sequence TTGACCCTCGCGGGACCCGCCGTTTCGAGCAAGACGGCGTCGAAGCCTGACAGAACCGTCGCGAAGCGGCGATTGGTCGTCGTGTCGAACCGGGTCGCGGTGCCACGGCCGGGACGCACGGGCGGCGAGGGCGGTCTCGCAGTGGGGGTGAAGGCAGCACTCGAGGAAAGCGGCGGGATGTGGTTCGGCTGGTCGGGCAAGACCATCGACCATGAAAAGGGAGAACCCGATGCCGCCGATCTCTCCGAATCAGGACCGATCACCTATGCCACGATCGACCTGACCCAGCGCGACTACGATGAGTACTACAACGGCTTTGCCAACCGCTCGATCTGGCCTCTGTTCCATTATCGTCTCGATCTCGCGGACTTCAACCGTCGCTACCTGGCCGGCTATCAAAGGGTCAACGCCCTCTTCGCACGCCGGCTGGCGCCGCTCTTGCGCGCCGACGATCTACTCTGGATCCACGACTACCACCTCATTCCCATGGCCGAGCAGCTTCGCCACATGGGATGCCGGCAGATCATGGGCTTCTTCCTGCACATACCCTGGCCGGCCATGGAGGTTTTGCTCGCGCTGCCCAACCAGCGCGCTCTTGTCCAATCTCTCTGTGCCTACGACCTGGTCGGGTTTCAGACGGAGGACTACCGCAAGGCCTTTCTCGACTACTGCCAGCGCGAACTGAGCGCGACCATCCTGGAGGACGGTACCGTCGAGGCCTTTGGCCGTCGCGTGCGGACCGGTACTTTTCCGATTTCGATCGATACCGAGCCTCTTGCCAAGGCAGCCGAGGAAGCGTCCGACTCACGCCAGATCCGCCGTTTGAGGGAGTCCGTCCGCAACCGTGACCTGATCATCGGCGTCGATCGTCTCGATTACTCCAAAGGTCTGCTGGTCCGTGTTCAGGCCTACGAACATCTGCTGCGGGCCTATCCGGCGAACCGAGGCCGGGTGGTGATGCTGCAGATTGCGCCGCCGTCGCGCATGGAAGTTCCCGAATACATGCAACTCCGCCATGAGATGGAGGGGGCCTGTGGTCATCTGAACGGTGCGTTCGCGGAGTTCGACTGGACACCGGTCCGCTACTTGAACAAGGGCTTCAGCCGCCGGATGTTGGCGGGCTTCTATCGCACGGCGCGCGTCGGCCTGGTGACGCCGTTGCGCGACGGTATGAACTTGGTCGCCAAGGAGTATGTCGCTTCCCAGGACCCGGAGGATCCCGGCGTTCTGGTGCTGTCCCGCTTCGCCGGTGCGGCACGCGAACTGGACGGCGCGTTGATCGTAAATCCCTACGACCTGGAGGCGACGGCGGAAGCGATGCAGACGGCGCTGTCGCTCGATCTGGAAGAACGGCGAGAGCGCTACCGCACGATGTTCAAACACTTACAAACCTATGACATCGACCGCTGGCGCGAGGACTACCTCTCGGTCCTGGCTGCATGA